Genomic window (Primulina eburnea isolate SZY01 chromosome 8, ASM2296580v1, whole genome shotgun sequence):
ttttaccaacGAATCTTTGCAAAATTTAACAAGACACGGGGAAGTTGGATAAAATCAACAATAGATTAGGAAGAGCAATATTGAGACCCTCGTCTTGCAAGAAGGTGATATCAATGAATAGGGCCCCGTGCAGAACTTTATATGGTAGACATTCCATAAGTAAGTAAAGAAAACTCAAAGCATTTGGTTTTTTTTACTTCGTTTTTAAAAATGGTCCATAGCGGTCTTACTTTACTGCTTGCTCGGAGAAATATTTTCCGGGTTGTCTCTGTCTAAGAGTGTGCAGGTCTCCTCCAGGGCAGAACTCCATAACCAAGCAAGAAAACTTATCGGTCTCGAAATGGTTATATAAAGTCGGAAGGAAGGGATGGTccaggcactgcaatatctctCTTTCCGTCTGAGCTCGAAGAAGTTTTTTACGACTAGCTAGAGACGTCTTATCCATAACCTTCATTGCAAAGTAACATTTGGTCGCACTCAACTCCGCCAAATAAACACTTCCAATATCTCCACAACCTAATCTTTTCAGGAGCCGGAAATGACTCAAGCCTAACACACCATCTCTAGCACGCACAGCTTGGATGGCTTCCCATTGTAAATCATTCGCTTTATGTGGCTTATTGATACTACTACTAAAACTGCTACACGTACTCTCATTGCTCAAATCACTACCTGTGCTTCCTCGACAAATGCTACTCTTTCCACTCTCAACCATATCAACCTGATCACTTATTTTGCCACTTCCGCTAATTTTTTTACCAAACACTGAACTGTTCTTTACACTTCCCTGTTCGGATTTCTTCTCTTGAACAACAGAAGTTTCGAGCAAGCTTTGTATCTCGTTAGCCTCACGATCTACAGTTGTTGACACTTGCTCTGATTCAACGGAAGAAATGTTTGAATCAGAGTTAAGATATGACAAATGCAAAGATCCATTGAAATTGGTCGGCGATGTATTTGATTTATCAGTATGTATTGGGGCTGACTTAATTACGACACCTGAATCTGCTGATTGTTTAGTATTAACAGGCTTGGACTTGCTTGATTTATTTGATTCACTTGCATGGTGGACAGCAATAATTTTTCCTTGGTGTTCCACGGGAGTTCTAGCATCATCTTTTGAGGCCATATCACAATTTTTCCAAAAGTAGATTCAACAAATGTTTTCCCCGGTCGCATCAATAGCAATAATCCCCTTGATTAACACTGAAACACTTTGTCTACACCAACTCCGGAAAACCACAAGCCTGTCAAAGAATGATTcaatagtttaaaaaaaaatcataaaacaacTTAATTCATGCTTTCTAAAATAGACAAATATGTGTATTCAAGTACTAGTAGAAGAGTGAGGAGGAATAAGATTTCCTAAGGCAAAAAACAACAAATTTGACAAAGCTCGGATTCTAGATCTTACTGAAAAACGAAATAAATGCACAATTAAATATCATAGGTCAGATTACTTAAATTCACTGAGTTGCAGCAATTGATCAAAGTTAAGACATATCAGAAAACAATAAATCCTTAGAGCCAAAATCCAACCTCAAGGACCACATCTTCACGTCCATACTTCCCAAACAACCTCAAAAGCTCCAAAACAAAGCGGTACACAGCTTTACtcaaacataaaaattgaagaaaaaagaagTAAAAAACCAATAATAAAGTCTTGAAAAAAATAGATAGTGAAGGCGCAAGTAGACAATACTAGTCAATCACACAACTCAACAGTCAATAAAGATACTCTCTTTTTTCCCAGGAAAGAGGCTTTTGCAAATttttaaatcaagcccacctcCAGAAAACCTGAAAATATGAAACCTTTTGAAAAATGAAATTCACATAGGGAATCAAGGACCACCACAAAAAGTAAAGAGGCACTGAATCAAGGTCAGCTCCTGAAAAATGCAGCATGCAATTATTTCAAATTCACATAACAACAATTCGTAGTAGTAATTCCCATAATAAATCAGATCCCGATCGGAGAATCGGAATTAAAAGGAAAATCCCAACTCAGATCCAGAATCACAGAGCGTTTTTCATAAATCCACAaattcttggagaataaaaggcCAAAACCCATAAAGTAAAGAACTTTAAGgagaaggaaaaagaaaagCACCTAAATTTGCAATGATCGGAAGTCGAAGGCTCTAAAGCTTTGGCCGTGTAAAGGGATTTTGTAGAGAGAAAAGAAACGGCCCCATTGCACCGTAGCAAATTGTTGGTTAACATTCTTCACTCAGAATAATATACTATTTATTTGGCTCTCcattctttattattattattagatatGAAATGACTCAATTCCATTTGACTAATAATACGTAATTTGATGTAGTTTTGGAATATATTTTTGCTTGAAGAATTTGTCtgcataaaatttattatattatattatatatatattttttttgaaactatattatattatatttttaaaaagcaTTATTTTACGAATGCAATATTTTTTTACGGTTATAAGTTAAAAATAAGGTTATTTTTTTTTGGGAGAATATGgtccaatttttttattttaagaaaatgggaaaaacaaatattatttttttagctTTCCAAACAGTAGAACCTAGGGGTGGGCACGAGTCGGGTTTTTCAGATTTCGGGTAGTTCGGGTCAAGTACCCGATTTTTTTGGGGTAGCATTTTAATTACCCGAACCCGATCCGATTTAGGTCACTACCCGAATTTTCGGGTACCCGATAATTTCGGGTTCGGGTAAGGGTCGGGTTGAGGTTTTTTTTGACAAAGTAACATTTTATCATTTTGTGTCTACCAAATAATATATGACGAGAAATAGGCtcatcaaaataatattgtctCGTAAAGGTGTACAAAAGTTACACAACAAATATTtatctcaaaacttaaaatgtatattataattaacaaatctttaaatcgagcATAAACTATTGAAATCCAACTTTGATCTTCATCAAAAAAATCAGAATCAACTTCTTGTTTAACTTTCAAAATATCATCTGGAATGTTTCATCACCTACATAAAGATGTAAatttattaacaaaaaaataaacatcataaaaaaaaataaagtgtaCCAACCATTCATGTTTTTTATCAATACAAGAAACAAAAtccataatataaataaataaagtgtACCAACCATTCATGTTTTTTATCAATACAGGAAACAAAAtccataatataaataataataagtttcacATGCATAAACTTCCAACCATGAATTGATTACATTTTTTTTCATCTTTATCGTTGAATTAGTTATGACAATCAAACATAAAAAATAGATGTATCAACACCCAATTTTGTCAACTCTGCAAAATAAACAAAGAAAGTAAAATGTTAGTATTTCGAAATGTTTAGATATATCTAaagtaaataaaattaaattaaaatacctTTGGCCTCTCCAATTTATTAAAGTGGACCGGTTGCCCACCTCTAGTAGGACCCTTTGTTGCTCACTTTTAGTCACTTGCATCGTGTATCtacatatatgtttattttttaatagcAATTATAAAGAGTTTACGTTCGAAATTGATGacaaaaataaaacttttatttttctatttcaaataaataatacCATTTTTcacatgcaaaaaaaaaattggggtcTCTGAAAGTGTAAAATAGATGATTAATTTAAtgtcttttaattaattaaagagatGTATTGGTTGTTAATTTTTAATGACTTTTACGGAGTTCAAAagtctagaggtattcaatttaaatttttatatactatatataaaaatttagtgGTATTCAATGTAAATTCATATAGAGTTTAAAAAGTCACGTGGTATTCAAActtaacttttttaaaaaatatacaaaagtcTATAGTTATTCAAAATGTCAATATACTTTTAATTACTTCATAGAATTATATTAAGTACAAGAATTAAAGCTTAAGGTACCAcaataaaatgtcaaaaaatGTCTTTGATTCAAACTAAAGATTTTGGTGTATATTTAATTTGGAAATATCTCAAAATCACATACTCAATAAAAACActaaaattttcattattttctcatcgatatatttttttctcttatttctactttttaaaacatattttttattgCTAACAATActcaatcaaattattaatataattcattttatttttggagTTCCAGATAAAACCTCGTAAAATTTAAAactatatttaataaaaaaaagttaaaaaattattacactacataaaaaaaattataatattttatcgacctaaaaattgaaaataataattattttcaacaagcaaaatttaatcttttattaattattaaatttaaattaaaagcaAATAAATGTTTGATCAGATCAACAAggtattttcattaaaaaaaatgactGGGTTTAAATGAGCTTTTATATCATCGATGTAATCAATTTGCGGAGACGGGAGAAGTTGGAACACGTCACTTCAACCCCTAGACCTAGGAACTTCGAAAATGTAAATTTAGAGATTTACGCGAATCACATGTAcgcaaattattaattttttttgtgtattttaattaattgttttagttgtatgaattaattttgtgttgtatattgatatgtttaaaatatatttttctacatgattgcattaaaatgtatttttaaaagttattcgagttacgatcgaggaacagagatCAATGACTGAAAAATagtaaatgtttttattaaatagttatttttattatttaaaatatgattgatgttttttcttattttcgaaaatagggGGTttcgaggtgattttatacgtcgggacgtaaattttatcgatattatttttcaacaaaaatacgagcgTTTTGACAACCCgattaataaattcacaaatttttttaaacaaaattatttttaatattttatttaagcaCTAATGGACCTAATTTACTCATTTAGTAGGCCTAAGCCTTATCATTAACTTAATTAAGTATATAATATTCAAAACCCCACCCCAAACCCTCATAACGCTACGCCCCACTTCCCTACAATTCCAAACTCTTCTCTCAATTTACAAGACCCTGAACACACCAAATATTGAAAGGAAAAAGCATCAACTTTTTCAAGGTTTTCAAGGGTTCTTAAAACCGTCATTCTTCGATTCACCAACATTTATTCGTGTGTAAAATATGCAAATTAAAGCACACCATATTTCTTTCCTtaactcatcatcacaccataatatGTAGTTATGTATGAATTACGTGAAAAACAAGTGacactttttatttattttcgtttttgcatAAACATGAATTTTGAAAGCATGGTTTTGAtcccaaaaattgttgtttccatacataaaggggctgccatgattaggaagcGAAATGGTATTGTTTTTACATGATTCAAAGAGTCCTAGGAGGCATAAACAGGCTGCACACGTGAATTGATTAAGCTGGAACCGAATTTGCATGATTTGGAGTCAAGGGCTCGGGTTGGGGGCTAGGCCTTTCATGGCTCGTCTGGAGTCAGGGCTGTGTCATGGTCTGAGtcggggaagagtcctagccacgctaggactcgagaccaagagctggggaggagtcctaacAAGCTAGGACTCTACCTGAGAGCTTCAAGGAGAGACGCACAGGTACATCAGCTTGTGAAGGGAGAGaggctcggccagggggcttTGGGCTAGGCTGGGCTAGGTACTTAGGTTCCTAAGAGGGTGCACAAGGGTCTGGGTAGGGTCTGGTTGGCTGCTGGTCGAGAGAGAACGTGAGAAACACCTTAGGTGTGCGCGGCTCTTGTTCTGATGGCAGGGCTTGCAGCACTAGTTCCATGGCTTGGGCTGGTCTAGGCATAATCTGGGTGTGGTTCAGGGATGGTTAGGGTCAGATGGGCttggtggtggctcggctggaagAGCCCTTGCTAGCTAGGAGTCTTGGGCGAACTAGGCAGCTTGTCCGCAGGTTTGGGTCCAAGTTTTAGGTGAGTTTGAGCGACTTAGGGGCTGTGCTTGGTCactagggtccctaggtgggttggctctaGTTTGGCTCGAGATAGCTCGAccatggctcgagtaaattgggagatggctggGGTGGTTCGATAATGTGTCAATTTTGAGATTTTaagaagaaaaaattaaaatcatgggTCCACAGATGTGTTTCATGGTCACAAGggcataataaataataaaaatattatgattaaagtttgggaagaaaataatgagtttttaatttattcgagatttaatcGCATAACGAAAtgctaattaaagaattaattgaaacacttaaatttaagcttaataaaattatgaaaaattaggtttaagataaaataattattaaaagtctaagattttaatttgagaattttatattaaggttttgtttaatttgggattaaaacacagtaatatgctatatttaaaagattgatttaAAATTCCTcgatttatgctaaataaaaatatgaaaaaattcatataagcttaaataattatttggggcaCTTttgagtcaatgaaattaagaaaatgtcaaaaaaatgatattttacgtctagggggtAAAACGGTATTTTTACACTCGAAAATTAATAAAaggctgttttatatgctaatatgattattttaaatgtttattttgaatttttatgatgtttttgtgatttaatatgccaaaatatttatttaaaatgtttGTGGATCgttatatgttaaaacgttcatggatttttatatattaaaatttgtatttgaaatgtttatggaatttttatgatttaatatgttaaaatattattttaaatgtttattatttaatgtgtcaaattgttattttaaatgtttatgattccTTATGTCCAAATGTTATTTTATAGGCTATGAtctaatatgttaaaatgttggttttaaatgtttatggaatttttttattatttatcgattttatgatttaacgtggacatttaaaagatatgttgcatacttggcttaaaagaaaaacgttatatgcatgtttaaattttataaagtgatgagaatatgaaacgttgaaggaagtgaagtaattgtaacTAATACAATGATATGTTAGAGATATCGTAAGGATGACGGTCCCAGTAGGAGCCggcgatcgtatttccatggatatgaatatgtatacgatgatatgttaatacgtaaggccagtgctcagttgaccggtgagagtgttgcagATGTCTCTACCTGCATAGTACTGTgtttacatgtagatggatccatcgtccacatgtagatgaacacgaaagtcacaattaattatatgaattcaaagaaaaggaaaaatgaatatgtatatgttgatgataatatgtatatgaatatattgaggatgatatgaaaatgtttatgaaaatggttaCGAAAATGTTTGTAAaaagtttatgaaaatatttatgttcaaagatgatgcatcattatgaaaatgtttttatttaaggtttatgcatcatgaaatgttcatgtttaaattttatgcatattcatgaaaatgatattttaagtacaagtattttcgcTGTTGTATGTGATCAgtatatgtagtacttgttatcaagattatggtacgttgattctttagactcactatgtgtgattgatgcaggtgattatgataataatgttaatggaggtcatgatggttgactttgctggattGAAGgtacacataacccgaggaccgacgctagttttccgcaatagttatgatttatgatttgtagtgatgttaaagatatttttatgacgatttatttatgagtgagttttgagaggttatagtatgtgctatacttttcaaataatgtttataggtttggtaaaatgtctgacgattttatgatttaaactattttcattgatttttaaatgttggttgattgttttattttaaaatagtgtcgatgtattttaattaaatatatatatatatatatatatatatatatatatatatatatatatatatatatatatttcgatGTATGGGGAATAAGGGAAAAAAAttagcacgttttaagaaaacgagtagtggacgtttcaaatTTCGAACATGATATACAACTAAATTTGATCTTTTAACTCGTTTATTGAatgttgaaatttaaataactcttttttaaaaacaaattattttaaaaataaatcaaacgaAAAAACATTCTTGTTTATATATTccaaaattctttttttttccttcaaaaagaaaatctaattttttttattaaaactagTAAAAAATGCACATGCGTTGCatgcgttattattatttttaatttgatcaaataatactgTTGTGCCTAAAAAATAATCCAGTATCCCACAAAATCTTGGAAACCCATAAGCAAAAGCTCAACAGATGAAAGCCCGGGAGAGTTGCAGTTGGCCCAGGAAAATCACGACGCGACAAGTCAAAGCCACTACCCAACATGGAAGTCGTTGAGAGATCGTGGAATACAATATAAACTAACATGCGGAATGTGAcaaaaataaggaaaataatCAGAAGAGGGATCGACAAATCAACACAACAAGCTACAGCAAAACTCTGCCGAATTCTATGTCAATTTCATGTCTGTTTATTTCAACTTCTAGTTCCAGTAGCAAAGTTTTCTAAATATTCCATATGTTCACCAATCTTCCTCGTAAAAAACGTTGATCAAGTTCATAGCAACATAATTAGATTTGATGTCGTTAATGAATTCTTTCTGTAATTTCAATTATATTCTTCAACCAAGTTCTTAGCTTTGAAGCCATACCAAATGGATTAGAACTAATGGTCGGATCGAGACAGACATCGTTTGATAAAGAAGTCAGATAATTTAACATTTGGTACGATCACATGCATGGCACGCCCCGAAGTTTTCGTGATAAACAAATTGGCATGCCCAGTGGGACACAATGCCTCCAAAGCGTACTGAGAAGAATGAAGGAATTCCTCCATCACATGGGAAAGGTCATCGCTCACATGAAGAAAAAACAGATGTAGATGgaagatcagttgaaagactCGTACACAATTTCGAAGAAGAGTCTATGAAGGAAGGAGTTGCCATTTCTAGTGGCGATGGGGCTTCAACAAACTTCATGTTGACCACAGAGAGAAATATCCACAGTGATCTCAAAGAAATGAACAAAGCTTTCGCTACTATCATGATGGATTTTGTGGCAGAAGTAAAAGAATGGAGAAAGTCTACAAAAGACGAGATTATTACACCAGAAATGATAAACTTCAAGAAGCTGACACTAAACTGTTTAAAGATCAAGGCCAGGGATCAGATATTTCTCAAGTAGGTGAAAATCGCCGCTTGGGAGAAGCACTGATTCCTGAATCTGTCAGGGAAGGAAGATATACTCCTCCGCACAAAAGGAACGAGGAGTTGGGGTTGAAATAAATTGCAGTAACAATAAACAAGTGGCTGGTAATATATTTTATGTGATGTCTCCTAACTTGCATCCGTGGATGTATGGTGATGGGGGAATGCGCGGGTATTCAGTACAAAATTTGGGGAATAACACCCGAGGGGCAATCTATTCCCAACACCAGTTACGAAAAACTCCAGTGTTGGATTTTGAGACAGTACGTGATGTTATTCAAGAGTTGTATGGCCCATGAGTAAGGCCAATCAACCGAACAGAGTTTCACAAACCGAATCCTGACATTGTTGATCGTGAAAACCCTTATCCACGAGGGTACTGCATTCCAAACTTCACTTTATACTCTGGAGAAAATGGTCAATTTAGAGTGGAACATGTATCCATGTTCACAATCCAATGTGGGAAGTTACAAATTTGGAAAAAATTTCTAATTAAAAGTTACGATTGTTCCCCATTCTTTGACTAACACTGTTTTTACTTGGTATGCGACGCTACCTTGAAATTATATTATGACTTGGCATGATATAGAACCTCAATTCCATACACAATTCTTCAGAATAGTACCTGAGATTTGTATTGCGGAATTATCAAGGGTGGTCCAAAAACAAGGATAATCCGCTAATGATTTCATTTGTAAATTCAAGAAAGTGACAAGTAGATGCTGAGTGTTCTTTCCTAAATCAGAATATGTGAATATGGCACATCGAGGGCatgattttgaacttagaaagaAGTTCCAAGGTATGTAATTCTGCGATTTTTATGACCTTGCTGCCAAAGTATCAGAATATGAGTAATTATTGCAGGAGGAGAGTCATAAAAGAAAATCTACAGTAAGCACTTACTTCCAAGAAGTTGAGGAAGTCGCCTTGGTAGAAGTGGAAAATTCCGGATCACGCACTGTCCTTTACGCAAGAGTTAAGAACTTTTCACGAAAAACATTCCTCCAGTGCAAACACCATATACTTTCGATGCATCAAAGATGAAAGAAATCTTTGATCACCTGGTGAAGGAAAAGTTTATAACATTCTCCCCAGGTCATAAGCTACCCACCAGAGAGAAGACGAAGGGAAGAGATTACTGTAAGTATCACAATTCCTTCAaccataatattaatatttgttGGGCTTTCAAAAATGTCTTGCCAGAAAGAATCGACAAGGGAATCCTAAAATTTCTAGAGAAAAAATAAACAATGATAGTGGATGAAGATCTTTCCCCCCGTTAGCCAACGTGAATGTGAGCAATATTGAGTTGCATTTCTTAATCAATGAGAGGAGAAGGAATGGAGGTGAAGACATTTCCATTAGGCCAAGAGTTACTATAAAGAAGTGTTGGGTGCCTCTGAAAATGATATTTGAGGTTAAGGAGAAGAAAATAGAAGCTTTTCATGAAAAAGACCGCTATTACAGTGGGGGTGATATGCATTATAGTGGGAGGAATATGAGGTATGATAGGGAATCTATGGCCAAAAGGCCGGAGAACCAGTACCTCAGAAGGAGCTCGTTTCCTAGGTTGGTGAATAACGAGAGAAAAAGTGACCCACATTCATTCCAGAAGGTAACACAGAGGCCAACACCTCTAGACActgataaaaaatatgaaaggAAACCCCGTTTTGTTGTTCCTCCTAGAGCAACCCCTGAAGGCGTATGGAAGCGGGTAGAACATCCAAGTTCCAAAAACCTCTTTCTCGAACCCAAAAACGACGTTTGCTAAAGGAGAAGGCTACTGAGCGCAGGTCTAAGATGGAGGAGTCATTCAAAGTGAAGAACAAATTTGGGAGGAAGGCTACTGAAATAATGAGGAAGATGGTGACGACTTGTTATCAAAGGAAGACAGTGAACTAGTCAAGAAGGCTACTTTCAAGGTGGGACGGATTCTCGTTTCATTTGAGTGTACCACTGGATCATTAATGTTGCCAGAGGAGTTTAAACGGAAACGGATGTTTGAATCCGATGTCTTCACTGGAAACCAAAGTGTTAACGGAATCCATTCAAACCAATATTTTGAAGGATTGTGTTGGtgttgaaacgtccactactcgttttccaccattttaaaaataaaacaactaactatatttgaaaatcaaatgaAATAGTTTAAgaacataaaatcgtcaaatgtTTTCAACTCCTAACTTATCAATATTGCTAAAACtaacaacctctcaaaaaccacccgaaatcataataaaagtcgtaaaaatatctttaacataaacttaaaattctaAATCATAAGTATAAGTGCGGAAAACTACTAGCGTTGGtactcgggttatgtgcacatccagtccagtcagattaaccatcaagaccttcattatcattattatcataTTCACCTGTATCGATCATacctagtgagcctaaagactcaacacaccatattcttaataacaaataatacgtatacagatcacatgcaacagtgaaaatacttttacgtaaaataacattttcataatcatgcataaacttaaacattttcatacCAACATAcacgtattcatattcatcatatacataCACGTATTCTTTTTTCGTTGAATTcatatcgttaattgtgactttcatattcatattggggcgatggatccatctacatgtaaccacagtattgggcagcaaggacatcagcgacactctcacccgtcaactgagccttggccttatgtattaaaatatcatcgtatttgtattagtcacaattacttcacatcTTTAAcatttcatattctcatcaatTTATAAAATCTATGCATATaaataacatttttcttttaaaccaaatatgcaacatatcttttaacgttaacatttcatcataaaattccataaatatttaaaataatcatattaacatataaaacaacattcagaGCACTACCATGACGTAAACGTTTACTATTTTCTACGtgtaaaacgatcattttaccctcagacgtaaaatttcttgaatttgaattttttcttgCTTTCATTGACTttagaccatcccaaataacTATTTAAGCTTagattaaaattttcataattttatttagcttaaattcttGGCTTTCTAATTattctttaattattaatttgcgGAGCGTTAAATACCCGAATTAATTAaaacttcaatataaaattctcaaatttgaaACTTAGACATTTTATATTTGGTTAGCCCTTGTGAACCATGATTCGACCCCCGTGGAACCATGTTTCAAAACCTAGCCATTGGAAAACCTAAGTTCAAACCACCTAAGCCAAAACCTCGAACCATCTTGCGTTTTTATCGAGCCATGCCCGAACTAGCTCGAGCCATCTTTGGACCAAACCTCCCTTGACCCTCATGAAACCACTAGACCATTAGTACTTGACCCTAGCCCAACTGAAGCCTCCCACATCAACAGAAAGGAACGGCCGAGACTCCTCCATTCACTAGGACTATTCGAACTCGCCTAGAGCTCTAACCACCGAGACAGCCCCTGACCCAGACCCTTGTTCACCCTCTCAGGACCCTAGAGACCTAGCCTAGCCAAGCCCTAACCACCCTGGCCGAGCCGCAACTCCTATGCGTAACATGCACCGCCCACGCAATGGTTTGGAAAGGGTCCTAGCtcgctaggactcctccccagccgATGTGCTCGactcctagcgtggctaggtcTCCTTCCCTGACCCGACCATGACCCAGCCAAGCCCAGGCATGGTCGCTGTGGGGACTCGGGTGATAATTCATCTTCTTCAATCATTGAGACTAATTGGATCAATTATGTATGCTactttgattaaaaaaaatttataatatcaaAGCATccctaaattaaaatgtataCCAGCATACAACAAGTTAAGTTTCTTTATTATACAAGATCAAATGTTAAGTCTACAACACATGATCAACTTACAAACTTATTCACACATGATCAACTTACAAACTTATTCTAAATTACAAATCACATAACTAGTGTTTGTTTTCCATCACTACAATTCTAGGAATAAACCACCAGTTTCATATCTAAGCCTGGATCAGCACGCTAATCCTCCCTCGTTCAAGCTCTTTTCGGTGCCGATCCTCTCCCACATGTtaccatgcacacatacaaacatgacaacagccgaataactccggtgagaatataattcccagtataaacaatttatacatgcatgtcatacaaacatatacaacacataaaacatgtattaaaaacATAAATCCAAGTCTAGTAACATATATC
Coding sequences:
- the LOC140838850 gene encoding serine/threonine-protein kinase D6PK-like isoform X1 — encoded protein: MASKDDARTPVEHQGKIIAVHHASESNKSSKSKPVNTKQSADSGVVIKSAPIHTDKSNTSPTNFNGSLHLSYLNSDSNISSVESEQVSTTVDREANEIQSLLETSVVQEKKSEQGSVKNSSVFGKKISGSGKISDQVDMVESGKSSICRGSTGSDLSNESTCSSFSSSINKPHKANDLQWEAIQAVRARDGVLGLSHFRLLKRLGCGDIGSVYLAELSATKCYFAMKVMDKTSLASRKKLLRAQTEREILQCLDHPFLPTLYNHFETDKFSCLVMEFCPGGDLHTLRQRQPGKYFSEQAVKFYVAEILLALEYLHMLGIVYRDLKPENVLVRDDGHIMLSDFDLSLRCAVSPTLVKTSTSDSDPQRKNPVYCAQPACIEPSCIQPSCAVPTTCFGPRLFSSKSKKDRKPKNEIGNQVSPLPELIAEPTNARSMSFVGTHEYLAPEIIKGEGHGSAVDWWTFGIFIYELLFGKTPFKGSGNRATLFNVVGQPLRFPESPVVSFAARDLIRGLLVKEPQHRLAYKRGATEIKQHHFFEGVNWALIRCATPPEIPKPVDFDKLRLPGASATEKADAAADKNQKSDKYLEFDFF